In the Acidimicrobiales bacterium genome, one interval contains:
- a CDS encoding sigma-70 family RNA polymerase sigma factor, which translates to MAAGAGRVQETDPGLIRAAAAGDQEAFAQLVRAHQQHVWRFLRRLLGDDALAEDVTQETFVRVYTRLSTFTFEAKFSTWVFQIARNAGIDELRKRQRQSKLHDLLSRRHTHVPPPDVAVELQLALDCLPDDQRAALLLVEVFGLRYREAAEVLGIPAGTVKSRVHHARERLHEWAQAGQLHRSRRNEPRKGSTGEG; encoded by the coding sequence GGCAGGGCGGGTGCAGGAGACGGATCCGGGGCTCATACGGGCAGCCGCGGCAGGCGACCAGGAGGCGTTCGCGCAGCTGGTGCGCGCCCACCAGCAGCACGTCTGGCGCTTCCTCCGGCGCCTGCTGGGCGACGACGCCCTGGCCGAGGACGTCACCCAGGAGACGTTCGTGCGCGTCTACACCCGGCTGTCGACGTTCACCTTCGAGGCCAAGTTCTCCACCTGGGTGTTCCAGATCGCCCGCAACGCCGGGATCGACGAGCTGCGCAAGCGGCAGCGCCAGTCGAAGCTCCACGACCTGCTCAGCCGGCGGCACACGCACGTCCCCCCGCCCGACGTGGCGGTGGAGCTGCAGCTGGCCCTCGACTGCCTGCCCGACGACCAGCGGGCGGCGCTGCTGCTGGTGGAGGTCTTCGGGCTGCGCTACCGGGAGGCGGCCGAGGTGCTGGGCATCCCCGCCGGCACCGTGAAGAGCCGGGTGCACCACGCCCGGGAACGCCTGCACGAGTGGGCGCAGGCCGGCCAGCTCCATCGCTCCCGCCGGAACGAGCCCCGGAAGGGGTCGACCGGTGAGGGCTGA